A single Pantoea rwandensis DNA region contains:
- the livH gene encoding high-affinity branched-chain amino acid ABC transporter permease LivH yields MSEQFLYFIQQMFNGVTLGSTYALIAIGYTMVYGIIGMINFAHGEVYMIGSYVSFIVIAALMMMGIDTTWLMIAAGFVMAVIISSAYGWSIERVAYKPVRSSKRLIALISAIGMSIFLQNYVSLTQGSRDLALPSLITGQWTLGESNGFAATLSTMQLVIWVVTFLSMLALTLFIRYSRMGRACRACAEDLKMASLLGINTDRVISLTFIIGAAMAAVAGVLLGQFYGSINPFIGFMAGMKAFTAAVLGGIGSIPGAMIGGLVLGIAEALTSAYLSTEYKDVVSFALLIVVLLVMPTGILGRPEVEKV; encoded by the coding sequence ATGTCCGAGCAGTTTCTCTATTTCATTCAGCAGATGTTCAACGGGGTCACCCTCGGGAGCACTTACGCGCTGATCGCCATTGGTTACACCATGGTTTACGGCATCATCGGCATGATCAACTTCGCCCATGGCGAGGTGTATATGATCGGCAGTTATGTCTCCTTTATTGTGATTGCCGCCCTGATGATGATGGGTATCGATACCACGTGGCTGATGATTGCCGCCGGTTTCGTGATGGCGGTGATCATCTCCAGCGCCTACGGCTGGAGCATTGAGCGCGTGGCGTATAAACCCGTGCGTTCCTCTAAGCGCTTAATCGCGCTGATCTCGGCTATCGGGATGTCAATCTTCCTGCAGAACTACGTCAGTCTGACGCAAGGTTCGCGTGATCTGGCGTTGCCAAGCCTGATTACCGGCCAGTGGACGCTGGGCGAGAGCAACGGTTTCGCTGCCACGCTCTCCACCATGCAGCTGGTGATTTGGGTGGTGACCTTCCTCTCGATGCTCGCCCTGACGCTGTTTATTCGTTATTCACGTATGGGCCGCGCCTGCCGCGCCTGTGCGGAAGACCTGAAAATGGCCAGTCTGCTGGGGATTAACACTGACCGCGTGATTTCACTGACCTTCATTATTGGTGCCGCGATGGCGGCGGTGGCGGGCGTGCTGCTGGGTCAGTTCTACGGCTCGATCAACCCGTTTATCGGCTTCATGGCTGGGATGAAGGCGTTTACCGCTGCGGTATTAGGCGGCATCGGCAGTATTCCGGGCGCGATGATTGGTGGTCTGGTGCTCGGTATTGCTGAAGCGCTGACCTCGGCGTATCTGTCGACCGAATACAAAGATGTGGTGTCATTCGCGCTGCTGATTGTGGTGCTGCTGGTGATGCCGACCGGGATTCTGGGCCGTCCGGAGGTAGAGAAAGTATGA
- a CDS encoding branched-chain amino acid ABC transporter substrate-binding protein: protein MKMSKGRALLAGCVALALSHAALAKDIKIAIVGAATGPVAQYGDMQFTGAAQAIKDINAKGGVNGDKLVGVEYDDACDPKQAVAVANKVVNDGIKYVIGHLCSSSTQPASDIYNDEGILMITPAATAPELTARGYADVLRTTGLDSDQGPTAATYILDQIKPKRIAVVHDKQQYGQGLAESVQKTLKAKGGNVVLFEGITAGDKDFSTLIARLKKENVDFVYYGGYYPELGQILRQAKAAGLTAGFMGPEGVGNASLSNIAGDASEGLYVTLPKRYDQLPENKAIVEAIKANTASNRKDPTGPFVWTTYAAIQSLVAGIERSKSAEPDAIAKNLKEGAAVPTVMGNLNWDQKGDLKGFEFGVFKWHKDGSSTAVK from the coding sequence ATGAAAATGAGTAAAGGACGCGCATTACTGGCGGGTTGCGTTGCGCTGGCGCTGAGCCACGCAGCACTGGCGAAAGATATCAAGATTGCCATCGTTGGCGCAGCAACCGGTCCGGTTGCTCAATACGGTGATATGCAGTTTACCGGTGCAGCGCAAGCCATTAAGGACATCAACGCCAAAGGTGGCGTGAACGGTGACAAACTGGTTGGCGTGGAATATGACGACGCCTGTGACCCGAAACAAGCGGTTGCAGTGGCCAACAAAGTGGTTAACGACGGCATCAAGTATGTGATCGGCCACCTGTGCTCCTCTTCTACTCAGCCTGCTTCCGACATCTATAACGATGAAGGCATTCTGATGATCACCCCAGCGGCAACCGCACCAGAGCTGACCGCTCGTGGCTATGCGGATGTGCTGCGTACTACCGGTCTGGATTCCGATCAGGGCCCAACTGCTGCGACCTATATCCTCGACCAGATCAAACCAAAACGTATCGCTGTGGTGCATGACAAGCAGCAGTACGGTCAGGGACTGGCAGAATCGGTGCAGAAAACATTGAAAGCCAAAGGCGGCAATGTGGTGCTGTTCGAAGGTATCACCGCGGGCGACAAAGATTTCTCTACACTGATTGCGCGTCTGAAGAAAGAAAACGTCGATTTCGTCTACTACGGTGGCTACTACCCAGAGCTGGGCCAGATTCTGCGTCAGGCAAAAGCAGCCGGTCTGACTGCTGGCTTCATGGGTCCAGAAGGTGTGGGCAACGCCTCACTGTCTAACATCGCCGGTGATGCATCTGAAGGCCTGTATGTCACCTTGCCGAAACGTTATGACCAGTTGCCAGAGAACAAGGCGATTGTTGAAGCCATCAAAGCCAATACCGCGTCTAACCGTAAAGATCCAACCGGTCCGTTCGTCTGGACCACCTATGCGGCCATTCAGTCGCTGGTGGCCGGTATCGAACGTAGCAAGAGCGCTGAGCCAGATGCCATTGCTAAAAACCTGAAAGAGGGCGCAGCGGTTCCAACGGTGATGGGCAACCTGAACTGGGATCAGAAAGGCGACCTGAAGGGCTTCGAATTTGGTGTCTTCAAATGGCACAAAGACGGTTCTTCTACCGCTGTTAAGTAA
- the panM gene encoding aspartate 1-decarboxylase autocleavage activator PanM codes for MKLTIQRITALTPQDRLDLAKVWPQIDISQLEAVLSETQRLYAARFNDRLLGGLQLEICGTQGKISHLTVREVTRRRGVGQYLLEETMAQNSALSDWWIADDGEADQNIRAAFMQACGFRAQADGWVR; via the coding sequence ATGAAGCTCACTATTCAGCGAATCACCGCACTCACGCCGCAGGATCGGTTGGATTTAGCTAAAGTCTGGCCGCAGATCGATATTTCGCAACTTGAAGCTGTATTAAGCGAGACGCAGCGCTTGTATGCGGCGAGGTTTAACGATCGCTTGCTGGGAGGGTTACAGCTGGAGATTTGTGGCACGCAGGGGAAGATTTCGCACCTCACTGTGCGCGAAGTGACGCGCCGCCGTGGTGTTGGACAATATTTGCTGGAAGAGACCATGGCGCAGAACAGCGCACTGTCGGATTGGTGGATAGCCGATGACGGCGAAGCCGATCAGAATATCCGCGCGGCGTTTATGCAGGCCTGTGGTTTTCGCGCGCAGGCCGATGGCTGGGTGCGCTAA
- the rpoH gene encoding RNA polymerase sigma factor RpoH, with protein sequence MTKEMQTLAIAPLGNLESYVRAANNWPVLTAEEEKALAEKLHYQGDLDAAKTLILSHLRFVVHIARNYSGYGLPQADLIQEGNIGLMKAVRRFNPEVGVRLVSFAVHWIKAEIHEYVLRNWRIVKVATTKAQRKLFFNLRKSKQRLGWFNQDEVEMVARELGVSSKDVLEMESRMAAQDMTFDMSSDDEAGEGKPMAPVLYLQDKTSDFADGIEEDNWDAHAADKLSDAMLSLDERSQHIIRARWLDDENKTTLQELADKYGVSAERVRQLEKNAMKKLRMAIEA encoded by the coding sequence ATGACCAAAGAAATGCAAACTTTAGCGATTGCGCCTCTGGGTAACCTGGAATCTTATGTCCGGGCTGCCAACAACTGGCCGGTATTGACGGCAGAAGAGGAGAAGGCATTAGCGGAGAAACTGCATTACCAGGGCGATCTGGATGCAGCGAAGACGCTGATCCTGTCTCACCTGCGCTTTGTTGTTCATATTGCTCGTAACTACTCCGGTTACGGCCTGCCACAGGCGGACCTGATTCAGGAAGGTAACATCGGCCTGATGAAGGCGGTACGTCGCTTCAACCCTGAAGTTGGCGTGCGTCTGGTGTCATTTGCCGTGCACTGGATTAAAGCGGAAATTCACGAATACGTGTTGCGTAACTGGCGTATCGTGAAAGTCGCGACCACGAAAGCTCAGCGCAAGCTGTTCTTTAATCTGCGTAAAAGCAAACAGCGTCTTGGTTGGTTCAACCAGGACGAAGTGGAGATGGTTGCGCGCGAGTTAGGCGTGAGCAGCAAAGATGTCCTCGAGATGGAATCTCGTATGGCCGCGCAGGATATGACTTTCGACATGTCTTCGGATGACGAAGCTGGTGAAGGTAAGCCGATGGCACCGGTACTCTATCTGCAGGATAAAACCTCAGACTTTGCCGACGGCATTGAAGAGGATAACTGGGATGCGCACGCTGCTGACAAGCTGAGCGATGCCATGCTGAGCCTCGATGAGCGCAGCCAGCACATCATCCGCGCCCGTTGGCTGGATGATGAGAACAAAACCACGCTGCAGGAGTTGGCCGACAAATATGGCGTCTCTGCAGAGCGAGTGCGTCAGCTGGAAAAGAACGCCATGAAGAAACTGCGTATGGCGATTGAAGCCTGA
- the ftsX gene encoding permease-like cell division protein FtsX: MVNKRNKRPAAPKATKQPSKSKALKGGWQEQWRYALRGTLSDMWRQPLATLLTVMVIAISLTLPSVCYMVWKNVSQAATQWYPAPQLTVYLDKALDDTAAENVAAELKKLDGVDNVNYLTREEALNEFRNWSGFGGSMDMLEQNPLPAVAIITPKLNFQNSDTMANLRDRVSKVQGVDEVRMDDSWFARLAALTGLVGQIASMIGLLMVVAVFLVIGNSVRLSIFARRDTINVQKLIGATDGFILRPFLYGGALLGFSGAVLSLLLSEVLVLRLQSVVAQVATVFGTTFVLEGFSWDEGLLLLLIAAIIGWIAAWLATVQHLRRFTPQ; this comes from the coding sequence ATGGTCAATAAACGCAATAAGCGCCCGGCGGCGCCAAAGGCGACGAAACAGCCTTCAAAAAGTAAGGCGTTGAAAGGCGGCTGGCAGGAGCAGTGGCGCTATGCGCTGCGCGGCACGCTGTCGGATATGTGGCGTCAGCCGCTGGCTACGCTGCTGACCGTGATGGTGATTGCCATCTCGCTGACGCTGCCCAGCGTCTGCTATATGGTGTGGAAAAACGTCAGCCAGGCGGCGACGCAGTGGTATCCTGCACCGCAGTTGACGGTATATCTGGATAAAGCGCTGGATGATACGGCTGCTGAGAATGTCGCTGCTGAGCTGAAAAAGTTAGATGGCGTGGATAACGTTAACTATCTGACCCGTGAAGAAGCGCTGAATGAGTTCCGCAACTGGTCTGGTTTTGGCGGTTCAATGGATATGCTGGAGCAAAACCCGTTGCCCGCCGTGGCTATCATCACGCCGAAACTCAATTTCCAGAATTCGGACACCATGGCTAACCTGCGCGATCGCGTGTCGAAAGTGCAGGGCGTGGATGAAGTGCGCATGGATGACAGCTGGTTTGCCCGATTAGCCGCGTTGACCGGGCTGGTGGGGCAAATCGCTTCGATGATTGGTCTTCTGATGGTGGTGGCGGTGTTCCTGGTGATCGGCAATAGCGTACGCCTGAGCATCTTTGCCCGTCGTGATACCATCAATGTGCAAAAGCTGATTGGTGCCACCGATGGCTTTATCCTGCGTCCGTTCCTGTATGGTGGCGCACTGTTAGGTTTCAGTGGCGCAGTACTTTCACTGCTACTTTCCGAGGTGCTGGTATTGCGCCTACAATCGGTGGTGGCGCAGGTGGCGACGGTGTTTGGTACCACCTTTGTTCTGGAAGGTTTTTCCTGGGATGAAGGGCTGCTTCTGCTGCTCATCGCCGCCATTATTGGCTGGATTGCCGCGTGGTTAGCGACTGTACAACATTTACGCCGATTTACGCCGCAGTAA
- the ftsE gene encoding cell division ATP-binding protein FtsE: MIRFEEVSKAYLGGRQALQGVDFHLRPGEMAFLTGHSGAGKSTLLKLICGIERPSAGQIWFSGHDISRLRRSEVPFLRRQIGMIFQDHHLLMDRSVYDNVAIPLIISGASGEDIRRRVSAALDKVGLLDKAKSYPIQLSGGEQQRVGIARAVVNKPAVLLADEPTGNLDDALSEDILRLFEEFNRVGVTVLMATHDTGLIARRDYRLMTLNQGRLHGGHDGQ; the protein is encoded by the coding sequence ATGATTCGCTTTGAAGAGGTCAGTAAAGCATACCTGGGAGGACGTCAGGCGCTGCAGGGAGTGGATTTCCATCTGCGCCCCGGCGAAATGGCATTCCTGACCGGCCACTCCGGCGCAGGGAAAAGTACCTTGCTGAAGCTGATTTGTGGCATTGAGCGCCCGAGCGCCGGGCAAATCTGGTTTAGCGGCCACGATATTTCACGCCTGCGTCGCAGCGAAGTGCCTTTCCTGCGACGTCAGATCGGGATGATTTTCCAGGATCACCACTTGCTGATGGATCGTTCGGTCTATGACAACGTGGCGATTCCGCTGATCATTTCCGGCGCCAGCGGTGAAGATATTCGTCGCCGTGTATCGGCAGCGTTGGACAAAGTCGGCTTGCTCGACAAAGCGAAGAGTTATCCGATCCAGCTTTCTGGTGGTGAACAGCAACGTGTGGGCATTGCCCGCGCGGTGGTGAACAAACCTGCGGTGCTGCTGGCGGACGAACCCACCGGTAACCTGGATGATGCCCTGTCAGAAGACATTCTACGTCTGTTTGAAGAGTTCAACCGCGTCGGTGTGACCGTCTTGATGGCGACGCACGACACCGGTTTGATTGCCCGCCGCGATTACCGCTTGATGACGCTGAATCAGGGACGCCTGCACGGAGGCCATGATGGTCAATAA
- the ftsY gene encoding signal recognition particle-docking protein FtsY, whose translation MAKEKKRGFFSWLGFGKEEEKQQPAEEQQPAEAAQQPIAEESALVSAEAQAEETVAVTEHVAEEQRAQPEAVVSEPITAIEEEVLPEEEVHSDVAPGEEEPQAEELIVEAPAAQHEPEIEEAVVEPVSAQHEPEIEAAAVEPVIAQREPEIEEAVVEPVIAQHEPEIEEAVVEPVIAQHEPEIEDAVVEPVIAQHEPEIEDAVVEPVIAQHEPEIEAAPAEPVIAQHEPEFEDAAVESEDDALSDEELEALALAETYAEDAEAEAQDTVSDLPLAAAPLVTQEQDRPTKEGFFARLKRSLVKTRENLGSGFVSLFRGKKIDDDLFEELEEQLLIADVGVETTRRIITNLTQQANRKQLRDAEALYGLLKSEMAGILEKVDQPLDVGGKAPFVILMVGVNGVGKTTTIGKLARQYQAQGKSVMLAAGDTFRAAAVEQLQVWGQRNNIPVVAQHTGADSASVIFDAIQAAKSRNVDVLIADTAGRLQNKAHLMEELKKITRVMKKLDEDAPHEVMLTLDASTGQNAVSQAKLFHEAVGLTGITLTKLDGTAKGGVIFSVADQFGIPIRYIGVGEGIEDLRPFKAADFIEALFAREE comes from the coding sequence ATGGCAAAAGAGAAAAAACGTGGCTTTTTTTCCTGGCTAGGCTTTGGCAAAGAAGAAGAGAAGCAGCAGCCTGCGGAAGAGCAGCAACCGGCCGAAGCGGCGCAACAGCCGATCGCTGAAGAGAGCGCGTTAGTAAGCGCCGAAGCGCAGGCGGAAGAGACGGTTGCCGTCACTGAGCACGTAGCCGAAGAACAACGGGCACAGCCGGAAGCGGTGGTGTCCGAGCCGATCACGGCAATTGAAGAGGAAGTGCTGCCGGAAGAGGAAGTCCATTCGGATGTGGCACCTGGCGAAGAGGAGCCTCAGGCAGAAGAACTGATTGTTGAAGCGCCTGCTGCGCAGCATGAGCCAGAGATCGAAGAAGCGGTCGTTGAGCCAGTGAGTGCGCAGCATGAGCCAGAGATCGAAGCAGCGGCCGTTGAGCCCGTCATTGCGCAGCGCGAGCCAGAGATCGAAGAAGCGGTCGTTGAGCCAGTGATTGCGCAGCATGAGCCAGAGATCGAAGAAGCGGTCGTTGAGCCAGTGATTGCGCAGCATGAGCCAGAGATCGAAGACGCGGTCGTTGAGCCCGTCATTGCGCAGCATGAGCCAGAGATCGAAGACGCGGTCGTTGAGCCAGTCATTGCGCAGCACGAGCCAGAGATCGAAGCAGCGCCTGCTGAACCCGTGATTGCGCAGCACGAGCCAGAGTTCGAAGACGCAGCCGTTGAATCTGAAGATGACGCGTTGAGCGACGAAGAGCTTGAAGCATTGGCGTTGGCCGAAACCTATGCAGAAGACGCTGAAGCCGAAGCGCAGGATACCGTCAGCGATTTACCGCTGGCCGCTGCGCCGCTGGTCACGCAAGAACAGGATCGTCCGACCAAAGAGGGCTTCTTTGCTCGCCTCAAGCGCAGTCTGGTCAAAACCCGAGAAAACCTCGGTTCTGGTTTTGTTAGCCTGTTCCGCGGCAAAAAAATCGATGATGACCTGTTTGAAGAGCTGGAAGAGCAGCTGCTGATTGCTGATGTGGGTGTAGAGACCACGCGCCGCATCATCACCAATCTGACGCAGCAGGCTAACCGCAAGCAGTTGCGTGATGCTGAAGCACTTTACGGCCTGCTGAAAAGTGAAATGGCCGGCATTCTGGAAAAGGTTGATCAGCCACTGGATGTGGGCGGCAAGGCGCCATTTGTTATCCTGATGGTGGGCGTCAACGGCGTGGGTAAAACCACCACTATCGGTAAGCTGGCGCGTCAATATCAGGCGCAGGGCAAATCAGTGATGTTGGCGGCGGGTGATACCTTCCGTGCAGCAGCCGTGGAGCAGCTTCAGGTCTGGGGTCAGCGTAACAACATTCCGGTGGTGGCTCAGCATACGGGTGCTGACTCGGCTTCCGTTATCTTCGACGCCATCCAGGCCGCGAAGTCGCGCAACGTCGATGTATTGATTGCAGATACCGCTGGTCGCCTGCAGAACAAAGCCCATCTGATGGAAGAGCTGAAAAAAATCACCCGCGTGATGAAAAAGTTGGATGAGGATGCACCGCATGAGGTGATGTTGACCCTCGATGCCAGCACCGGGCAAAACGCCGTTAGCCAGGCCAAACTGTTCCATGAAGCGGTGGGACTGACAGGCATCACGCTGACCAAGCTCGACGGCACCGCCAAAGGTGGTGTGATCTTCTCGGTTGCCGATCAGTTTGGCATTCCGATTCGCTATATCGGTGTCGGGGAAGGCATCGAGGATTTACGGCCGTTTAAGGCCGCAGACTTTATTGAGGCACTGTTTGCCCGAGAGGAATGA
- the rsmD gene encoding 16S rRNA (guanine(966)-N(2))-methyltransferase — translation MSKSPRSSGAAGQIRIIGGQWRGRKLPVPDSAGLRPTTDRVRETLFNWLAPDIQEARCLDCFAGSGALGLEALSRYAASATLLEMERSVAQQLSQNLQTLRATQGKVVQTNTLQWLSQPGEPFDVVFVDPPFRKGLLLETLTLLENNGWLAENALIYVESEVEHGTPVAPANWDLYREKIAGQVAYRLYQRQQETHDVA, via the coding sequence ATGAGTAAATCCCCCCGCAGCAGCGGCGCTGCTGGCCAGATTCGTATCATTGGCGGACAGTGGCGCGGTCGCAAATTACCGGTGCCGGATAGCGCGGGTCTGCGCCCGACCACCGATCGCGTGCGTGAAACCCTGTTTAACTGGTTGGCGCCGGATATTCAGGAAGCGCGTTGTCTTGATTGCTTCGCCGGTAGCGGTGCGCTCGGGCTGGAAGCACTGTCACGCTATGCGGCGTCTGCTACGCTGCTTGAGATGGAACGTTCCGTCGCCCAACAGCTGTCGCAGAATCTGCAAACCCTGCGTGCGACGCAAGGCAAAGTCGTGCAGACCAATACTCTTCAGTGGTTGAGCCAACCCGGAGAGCCGTTCGATGTGGTGTTTGTTGATCCACCATTCCGCAAAGGGTTACTGCTGGAGACGCTGACGCTGTTGGAAAACAACGGCTGGCTGGCGGAGAACGCGCTGATTTACGTCGAAAGTGAAGTGGAGCACGGCACGCCAGTGGCTCCCGCTAACTGGGACTTGTACCGCGAAAAAATTGCCGGTCAGGTGGCTTATCGCCTTTATCAACGCCAACAGGAGACGCACGATGTGGCTTAA
- a CDS encoding DUF1145 family protein gives MWLNLGRLLMICVWAFLLLNLVHPFPTPLRYFVHVALFFMVIMHGLQLVLLRATQPKEAPKLSGVTQAKIFFFGVFELLAWQKKHYPKM, from the coding sequence ATGTGGCTTAATCTGGGACGATTACTGATGATTTGCGTCTGGGCATTTCTGCTGCTCAATCTGGTGCATCCTTTCCCGACACCGCTGCGCTACTTTGTGCATGTGGCACTGTTCTTCATGGTGATCATGCACGGCTTGCAGCTGGTTCTGCTGCGCGCTACCCAGCCGAAAGAGGCGCCAAAACTCAGTGGCGTCACGCAGGCGAAGATTTTCTTTTTTGGTGTGTTTGAACTGCTGGCAT